GACCTGGCCGACGGCCGCCTCGTGCTGCTGCACGACCCGGCGGGACACGACGCATGGGAGGGTTCCTTCCGTCTGGTGACCCTGATCCGCGCCGAGCTGGAGCCGGAGATGGCCGCCGACCCGCTGCTCCCCGAGGTCTGCTGGTCCTGGCTGACCGGCGCGCTCCAGGCCCGCGGGCTGTCGTACGGCGAGCCGAGCGGCACCGTCACGCGCGCGAGCTCGCACTACTTCGGCGGTCTCGCGCAGCGCCCGGCCGCCTCCCAGATCGAGATCCGGGCGTCGTGGACGCCCCGGGAGGGCCTGGGCGGCGTCCCGGACACGGCCGCACACCTCGCGGCGTGGTGCGATCTGCTCTGCCAGGTCGCCGGGCTCCCGCCGGTCACCCCGGGCGACGCCTCGGTGGTCACCCTCCCGCAGCGCAGGGGCCCGCAGCCCCGCTGAGCCCCGGGCGGCGGCCCTTGAGCGAGGTCAGCGATGTCATTCCGCGCCCCTTCGCGGTCCGCACCGGCCCCTTCCCGATCCGTATCGGTCCACACCGGTCCGCACCGGCCCTCTCCGGCCCTCTCCGACCCTCTCCGGCCCCTTATCGATTCTTTGTCGATACGGCCACTTTCGGCCGCGTATTGACGCGGAGCGACTCGGTTCGATCTTCGGATGATCGATCGCGCGTCCGAATTGCACGGATTGCTACTCACCACATCGTGATCATTCTCTAAAGGTCGATGGGTTTACTGCCGAAGACCTCTGTGACCTTGAAAGCACGGTTCGTCCCGGCTTCATCCCCAGAGCCGGCACCGTCCCGCACCCCAGGAGGCCTGGTGTCCGTTCTCCTCGAGCAGCCCGCAAGCCTGGTCGCCTACCGCCCGAACAAGCCGACTGCCATGGTGGTCGTGGCCGACCCCCGGGTCCGCTCCACCGTCACCCGCCATCTGTGGGCGCTCGGAGTGCGCGACGTCATCGAGGCGTCGTCCGTCGCGGAGGCCCGCCCCCGAATCGGCAACCCGCGCGACATCTGTGTCGCCGATGTCCATCTGCCGGATGGTTCCGGCCTCACCCTCCTTTCCGAGACCCGAGCCGCGGGCTGGCCCAACGGGCTCGCCCTCTCCGCCGCCGACGACATCGGCGCCGTACGCAACGCCCTCGCGGGCGGCGTCAAGGGCTACGTCGTCACCGGCACCCGTACGAACGTCGGGCTCCCCACCCGGCCGGGCGCCGCGCCCATCGGCTCCGCCGCCGCCCGTATGCACCGCCGCCCCCCAGGTGCCCCGAGCCACCCGGGCGGCTACCGCGAGCTGTCCGGACGCGAGGTCGAGGTGCTCCGCCTGGTCGCGGAAGGCCAGTCGAACAAGGCCATCGGCGTCTCCATGGGCCTGTCCGCACTGACTGTCAAGAGCCACCTCGCCCGGATCGCCCGCAAGCTCGGCACGGGCGACCGCGCCGGGATGGTGGCGGTGGCCCTGCGCACGGGGATTATTCACTGAACCCTGGCAAACCGCATAAAGCCTGGCACACCACTCCTTACCTCCGCCTCCGGCCGTGAACCCGGATCTTTCACTGACCTGACTGGTTTACGACCCCATGACGCCCGTCGACGGAACGTTCCGTCGACGGGCGTCGTCCATACACAGATACTCTTGACAGGTGACCGACGCCCAAGAGACCGCAGCAGACAGCTCACTGCGAACCACCGGAGGCGCCCCTCCGGACGACGTCGAACCGGCGCCGATCCCTTTGCTTGAGCCCCGAGACGGCATTCCGCCCGTCGTCGCCGACGACGCCTCGCTCGCCGAGGTGATCGCCGCCTTCGCCGCCGGATCCGGCCCCGTAGCCGTCGACGCCGAACGCGCGTCCGGGTACCGCTATGGCCAGCGCGCCTATCTGGTGCAGCTGCGCCGCGAGGGAGCGGGGACCGCGCTGATCGACCCCGTCGCCTGCCCCGACCTGTCGGGCCTCGGCGAGGCGATCTCCGGAGTGGAGTGGGTGCTGCACGCGGCCACCCAGGACCTGCCCTGCCTGCGCGACATAGGCATGGTGCCGACGCGGCTCTTCGACACCGAGCTGGCCGGACGCCTGGCCGGGTTCCCCCGGGTGGGCCTCGGCGCGATGGTCGAGAGCGTCCTCGGCTTCGTACTGGAGAAGGGGCACTCCGCCGTCGACTGGTCGACGCGCCCGCTGCCCGAGCCGTGGCTGCGCTATGCCGCGCTCGACGTGGAGCTGCTCGTCGATCTGCGCGACGCCCTGGAGAAGGAGCTCGACCGGCAGGGCAAGCTGGAGTGGGCCCGGCAGGAGTTCGAGGCGATCGCGCAAGCCCAGCCCGCGCCGCCGCGCAAGGACCCGTGGCGTCGTACGTCCGGGATGCACAAGGTGCGCCGCCGCCGGCAGATGGCGGTCGTCCAGGAGCTGTGGGAGACCCGGGACAGGGTCGCGCAGCGGCGGGACATCTCGCCGGGCAAGGTGCTGAGCGACGCGGCCATTGTGGAGGCCGCGCTCTCGGTTCCGGCCAACGTGCACGCGCTCGCCGCGCTGAACGGGTTCGGGCACCGTATGGGCCGGCGCCAGCTGGAGCAGTGGCAGGCGGCCGTCGACCGCGCGAAGGTGCTGCCGGAGGCCGAGCTGCCGCAGGCGGGGCAGCCGGTGACCGGGCCTCCGCCGCCGCGGGCCTGGGCCGACAAGGATCCGGTCGCTGCGGCTCGGCTGTCCGCTGCGCGGGCCGCCGTCTCGGCGCTGGCCGAGGAGCTCAACATGCCGCAGGAGAACCTGATCACGCCGGACACCGTACGGCGGGTGTGCTGGGAGCCACCGGTTCCGGCGGACTCGGATTCCGTGGCCGCCGCTCTTGCGGGGTACGGGGCCCGGCCCTGGCAGGTCGAGCAGGTGACCCCGGTGTTGGTGGGGACGCTGTCCGTCAGGAGCTGAGGCTCGCGAAGCGAAGCCGCCGTACGTGGACTCTTCGTACGGCGGCCGCACGTCCTCTTCGGCGGCTCGCGCCCACGCGGCGGAGCCGCGTATGTCAGTGCCCCGCGCCCCTCGAGTGGCGCGGGGCACTCCCGAACCACCACGATTTCATGTGACCTTCGCCGCTCCCGGCTTCGGGACTGGGCAGCTACGTTACCCACAAGTAGCATGTGTGCTGAGCGCGCGCTCAGCGCATCGCAGCAGTGCCATCCCGCATCTGGAGGAGAGCCATCGTGCCTCGTACCGTCAGGGACGTCGTCTTCGTCGACGGCGTCCGTACCCCGTTCGGCAAGGCGGGCCCGAAGGGCATCTACCACGAGACCCGCGCCGACGACCTCGTCGTGAAGGCCATCCGGGAGCTGCTGCGCCGCAACCCCGGCCTCGACCCCAAGAAGATCGACGAGGTCGCCATCGCCGCGACCACGCAGATCGGTGACCAGGGGCTGACGCTGGGCCGCACGGCCGGCATCCTCGCGGGGCTTCCCCAGTCCGTCCCGGGCTACTCCATCGACCGTATGTGCGCGGGCGCGCTGACCGCCGTCACCACCACGGCCGGTTCGATCGCCTTCGGTGCGTACGACGCCGTCATCGCCGGTGGCGTGGAGCACATGGGCCGCCACCCGATGGGCGAGGGCGTGGACCCGAACCCGCGGTTCGTCAGCGAGAAGCTGGTCGACGAGTCCGCCCTGTTCATGGGCATGACCGCCGAGAACCTGCACGACCGCTATCCGCACATCACCAAGCAGCGCGCCGACGAGTACGCCGTGCGCTCGCAGGAGAAGGCCGCCAAGGCGTACGCCAACGGCAAGATCCAGCAGGACCTGGTGCCGATCTCGGTGCGCAACACCAACGCGGAGGTCGGTGAGACCGGCTGGGGCCTGGTCAGCGCCGACGAGCCGATGCGCCCGGGGACGACGCTGGAGAACCTGGCCGGTCTGAAGACGCCGTTCCGCGTGCACGGCCGCGTCACCGCCGGTAACGCCGCCGGTCTGAACGACGGCGCGACCGCGTCGATCATCGCGTCCGAGGACTTCGCCCGCGAGCACAACCTGCCGGTCAAGATGCGCCTGGTCTCGTACGCCTTCGCGGGTGTCGAGCCCGAGGTGATGGGCTACGGCCCGATCCCGGCGACCGAGAAGGCCCTCGCCAAGGCCGGCCTGTCGATCGAGGACATCAACCTCTTCGAGATCAACGAGGCCTTCGCCGTCCAGGTCCTGGCCTTCCTCGACCACTACGGCATCGCGGACGACGACGCGCGCGTCAACCAGTACGGCGGCGCCATCGCCTTCGGTCACCCGCTCGCCTCCTCCGGCGTCCGTCTGATGACGCAGCTGGCCCGCCAGTTCGAGGAGCAGCCGGAGGTCCGTTACGGCCTCACCACCATGTGCGTCGGCTTCGGCATGGGCGCCACGGTGATCTGGGAGAACCCGCACCACAAGGACGCCGGAGGCGACAAGTGAGCACCACCGCTGAACTCCTCAAGGGCGCGGCCGAGCTGTTCCCCGACGAGGTCGTGACGTCCGCGCACGTACGCCACCTCGACCTGCCGTTCACGGCATCTGACAGCGGCTCCGCCGCGGGCGGGCGCTTCGCGCTCATCACGCTCGACAACGGCTTCGACCACACCAAGCCGACCACCTTCGGCCCGGCGTCGCTGGCGAACCTCAACGCCGCCATCGACCAGGTCGAGCAGGAGGCCGCGGCCGGCGACATCGTCGGCGTGGGCATCACCGGCAAGCCGTTCATCTTCGCGGTCGGCGCCGACCTCAAGGGCGTCGAGCTGCTCAAGAAGCACGACGACGCGCTGGCCATCGGCAAGGGCGGGCACGAGGTCTTCAAGCGCCTCGCGGGCCTGGCCGTGCCGACCTTCGCGTACTACAACGGCGCGGCGATGGGCGGTGGCGTCGAGGTCGGTCTGCACTGCACGTACCGCACGGTCTCGAAGGCCCTCCCCGCCTTCTCGCTGCCCGAGGTCTTCCTCGGTCTGGTCCCCGGCTGGGGCGGCTGCACGATCCTGCCGAACCTGATCGGTGCGGAGAAGGCCGTCTCGGTGATCATCGAGAACTCGCTCAACCAGAACAAGCAGCTCAAGGGCCAGCAGGTCTACGACCTCGGCATCGCCGACGCGATCTTCGAGGGCGCCGACTTCCTCGAGCAGTCGCTGCTGTGGACCGCGTCCGTGCTCAAGGGTGACGTGACGGTCGAGCGCCCGGAGATCGACCGCGGCGAGGCCTGGGACCAGGCCGTCGCCAAGGGCCGCTTCATCGCCGACGGCAAGGTGCACGGCGCGGCCCCGGCCGCCTACCGCGCGCTGGACATCATCGCGGCGGCGAAGGACGGTGACCTCCAGAAGGGGTTCGACGCCGAGGACGTGGCGCTCGCCGACCTGATCATGGGTGGCGAACTCCGGTCCGGCATCTACGCGTTCAACCTCGTCCAGAAGCGCGGCAAGCGTCCGGCGGGTGCGCCGGACAAGTCGCTCGCGCGTCCGGTCACCAAGGTGGGCGTCGTGGGCGCGGGCCTGATGGCCTCTCAGCTCGCCCTGCTCTTCCTGCGCCGCCTCGAGGTGCCGGTCGTGCTGACCGACATCGACCAGGAGCGCGTCGACAAGGGTGTGGGTTACGTCCACGCCGAGATCGACAAGCTGCTCGGCAAGGGCCGGATCAACCAGGACAAGGCCAACCGCCTCAAGGCGCTGGTGACCGGTGTCCTGGACAAGGCCGAGGGCTTCGCGGACGCCGACTTCATCATCGAGGCCGTCTTCGAAGAGATCGGCGTCAAGCAGCAGGTGTTCGCGGAGGTCGAGGCGGTCGCCCCGGCGCACGCGATCCTCGCCACCAACACCTCCTCGCTGTCGGTGACCGAGATGGCGTCGAAGCTGAAGCACCCCGAGCGGGTCGTGGGCTTCCACTTCTTCAACCCGGTCGCGATCTTGCCGCTGCTGGAGATCGTCCGCGGCGAGCAGACGGACGACGCCTCGCTCGCCACGGCCTTCGCCGTCGCCAAGAAGCTGAAGAAGACCGCGGTTCTGGTGAAGGACGCCCCCGCGTTCGTCGTGAACCGCATCCTCACCCGCTTCATGGGCGAGATCCAGAACGTCATCGACGAGGGCACGCCGGTCGAGGTCGCGGAGAAGGCGGTCGAGCCGCTGGGTCTGCCGATGTCGCCGCTGGTCCTCCTCGAGCTGGTCGGTCCCGCGATCGGTCTGCACGTCTCGGAGACCCTCAACCGGGCCTTCCCGGACCGCTTCACGGTCTCTCCGAACCTCGCGGCCGTCGTCAAGGCGGGCAAGCGTGGCTTCTACGTGTACGACTCCGGGAAACCGGAGCTCGACCCCGAGGTGGCCGCTCTCCTTCAGCAGGGCGATGTCGTGCTGACCGAGGAGCAGGTCCGTGACCGCGTCCTGGACGCCGTCGCCCAGGAGATCGGGCTCATGCTCGACGAGGGCGTCGTAGCCGAGGCGCAGGACATCGACCTCTGCCTGATCACCGGTGCGGGGTGGCCCTTCCACCTGGGTGGCATTACGCCGTACCTGGACCGTGAGGGTGTCTCCGAGCGGGTGAACGGGAAGCGGTTCCTGGAGGTTGGGGTGGCTTCCGTCCCGGCGTAAGCGCTCCGCTGTGTTTGCCGGTGCCCTGCACGCCCTCGTGGTGTGCGGGGCACCGGCGTCGCTGCCGGACCAGACGTTTTCGCCCCCTCCGCCCCTGCCCGTCCCGTACCTGGGGGCTGCCGCCCCCAGACCGCCGCGTCGGCCTGAACGGCCTCGTTCTCAAACGCCGGAGGGGCTGAAATTCAGCTCCTCCGGCGTTTGAGGAGCGGGGGTCTGGGGGCGGAGCCCCCAAGGGATGGGAAGGGGCGGTGGGGGCGAAACAATGCTTGTTACACCGGGCGCCACGGCTCCAGGGCAAGCCCCGGTTCGTCCTTGCGGCGCGTCACCAGCAACTCACCCGTAGACGGAGTGAGGCTCGCCGCGACCACGTGGCCGTTCTCGTCCTCCGCCAGGGACACCAGGGCTTCGGCGGGGAGTTGAGGACCGGACTCCGTCCACCAGGCGCCCGCCGACTCCGACTCCGTCGGAAAAGCGGTGAAGGCCACCCGCCCACTCGCCGAACGCTGGGCGAGCAACGTGCAGTCGAGGCCGTCCAGCAAGCACCGGATGGCCGACACCGGGCCGGGGCCGGCGGCCGCTACGAGGGCGACCGGCTTGGTGCCGGGTCGCCAGGCGCACAGGTCACCCGACGCGTCGGTGAAGAAGACGGTGGTCGACGACGGGGAGGTGGCGAGCGCCCGGAGGGTGCCGGAACGTACCGGCGCTTCCAGGGCCTCCTCCATGACCGGTACCGCGCCCGGCTTCTCCTGGCGCCAGTGCAGGATGCCGCCGGGGACGGCCGCGTACAGCTCGACGAGGCCGGACTCCCCCGTCACCGCCGCCAAGTCCTCGTGTACGGCACGCCCCTTGAGGTCGCGCCAAGGGCCCCAGCCGCCCTTCTCCTTCTGGCCGAGCATGCTCACCCCGCCGCCCTTGTTGCGTACGAAGACATGAGCGCGCCCCTGGGCGTCGACCGTGCAGGCGGGGTTGCCGGTCCGGCCCCCTGTCCTGTCAGGGTGCCCGATCGGGTCCCAGTCGAGGGCGGCAAGACGCGGCCGGAAGTGCGTCGAGTGGACGAGACCCGACTCCTCGCGCACCGTGGGGCGCCAGGAGACGAGATGCGCGTAGCCGTCGGAGCCTTGGCCCACGGCGAGCACGGGATGCAGGCGTTGAGTGCCGCCCACGGTGCGCGGAGGATCCCAGAGGCCGCCGGGGCCGCGCTCAGCCCGGCAGCGGACGGCGGCCTCCGACAGCAGGTAAGCACTGAGCCTGCCGTCGCGGCCGCGTATGAGCCAGTCGCCAATCACCGGTTCACTTTAGTCCGGGGCGGGCCCGTAGCCGAGGCCCTCCCCCAAGGTCTTGGCTTCTCTCGGCCAGGGAGTACCCCATCATCCGGTCACAGCCGCTTGGCGCTGCGCAGCAGACCGGCGTAGAAGCCGTTGCCGTCGATGCGCGAGGCGCCGCCCTTGTCGCCCATCGTCGGTCCGTTGACCTCCTTGCGGCTGGAGATGAAGACGCGGTGGCCGTCGGTGTCCAGGCCCAGATACAGGGCGACGTGGTCCATGTGGTTGCCGGTGCGGTGGTCCATCTTGAAGAAGAGGAGGTCGCCCGGCTGGAGGACGTCGATGTTCTTCGGGCGCGTGTACCAGGGCGCGGGCCCCTGCAGCTTGATGATGTCGACGCCCACCTTCGAGCGGGCCATGCCGTCGGCGGTGCGCGGCAGACCGTCGCCCGCGGTGTTCGTGGCCATCAGCGGATGGCGGGCGCGGTAGCCCCAGATCATCCGCATGAAGCCGGAGCAGTCCAGGGCCCGGTAGCGGTCCTGGCGTGCCGGCATGGTGGTGCCGTCGCGGAAGGTGTACGGGATGCCGAGGTAGTCGTAGAAGTCGTTCTGCTCCAGGCGGTCCACACCGTCCGGCTTGAACGGGCCGAAGACCGCGTCGCCCGCGTACGGGATGCCTTCGTCGTCCTTCTTGACCGGAGCGCCCTGCACGTACTGGAAGGAGTACGCGAAGATGTCGTCCTCCTGGCTGCCGTAGTACTCCTTGAACCAGTCCTTGAACCACTTCTCCTTCTCGGCGCCCTTGGTCCACGGCTCGGGCATCAGCCGCACCCAGTCCTCCGTCACCACCTTGGACGTGGTGTTGGCGGACTCGCTGAAGGTGCGGGAGGGGCCGCGCAGGGTGGCGGTGCGGGCGTTGTCCGTGAAGGTGGCGAGCACCTGGCCCTCGGCGCCGCGCAGCACCGTGCGCTCGGGGTTCTTCAGGCGCTCCCAGGTCTGCTTGCCGCCCTGCTGTCCGGTGCTGGACTCCAGGTTCGGCTCGTCCGTGACGGCCTGCACCGAAGGCGCCTTGGCCTGCTCGTCCTTGCGCAGTTCAACCGTGAGGTAGCCGCTGGTGCCGAGCAGCGCGAGGACGGTCACGGCGTGCAGCACGGGGCGCTTCTTCTTGGGGGGCATGGGGTCGGCTCCGATGGTCAGGCGGACGGCATGACGCCGAGGAGGATCCCGGCGGTGAGGACGACATAGGCCATGAGCGTCACCGAGCCGGTGGCCAGCAGGGTGGGACCCTTGGGCTGGCGGACCAGCTGGTAGGCGATCAGGCCGGGCACGATGAAACCGAGGGTCTGGTTCGCGTACATCAGCGGGAACTCGAGCGACAGCACGATCATCACGGTCGCCTGGAGGGTCACGCCGAGCAGTACGACCGCGGCGAACAGCCGCTTGCCGTACAGGATCACGAACTTCTGCATCAACAGCGTGCCGACGTACGTCAGCACGGTCACGCCGACCACCATGGCCGCGCGCTGGAGGTCCTCGACGAGGGTCAGCGCCAGCCAGCCGGGGGTGATCATTCCGCCGGGCGAGAGGTTGGTCGTCAGATAGCAGACGAGCGAGAAGAGCAGCCCGATGGCGATGCCGATCGCGGCGATCTCGGGGGTGAGGACGGCGGGGATCAAGGGTGCTGCTCTCCTGGGTTCTGCCACTGCTGAGAGTCGTCGGCGGGGGGCGCGGGCGGGAGGCGGGGCTCGAACAGGCCGCGGGACTGCGGCCGTTCGCGGTGCTGCGGCGGAGCGGGGTGCTGCTGCGGAGCGTGATGCTGCGGCGGAGCGTTGTGCTGCGGCGGAGCGTTATGCTGACGGGCCTCGGGGGTCTGGAGGGGAGCCTGGGCCGGCGTCTGGACGGGAGCCTGGACGGCGGTCGGCCAGGCTTCGTGGGTGCCCTGGGCCGGCCCCGACCGCGGGTCGTACGACTCCTGCGGATACGGCTGCCGCGCACCCCGCTGCACCGGCACGTGCGGCTGCGGCTGCGGCGCGTACCGCGACTCGTACGCCTCCGAGTACTGCTGGTACGGGTCGAGGCGCGGGGCGTACAGCTGCACCGTCTCGACGTGCTCGCGGGGCTCGGCCGGCGCCTTCGCCGGTGTGGCGGCGGGGCGGGTCGGGGCGTCGTCGGGGCTGTCGTCGGCCGGGAGTTCGGCCAGGTGCTCCAGGAGCAGCTCGCCCTGGCCGTGGATGTTGCCGATGGCCACGAGCGAGGAGTCGGGGCCGAGGCGGCCGAGGAGCTGCGCCATGAACTCCTCGGGGTCACGCCGGTCGCCGCCGAGGTCGACGGCGCGGTCGCGGTACGCGGCCGGGATCGCATCGATGGCGGACTTGGCCGGGTGGCCGATCACGAAGACCTGCTCGGGGTCGAGCTCGGGGATGATCTCGCCCATCTGGCCGTTGCGTTCGACGCGGTCGGGACGGCAGTTGATGACGACGTTCAGCGGGCGGTGGATGGCGCCGAGGTCGAGCAGCTGGTTGATGTTCATCAGCGTCGACTCGGGGTCGTTGGCCGCGAAGACGTTGGCGAACCGCAGCTTCTTGTCGTCGTGGGTGAGGTACCGCTCGACGGAGAGGACACCGGGGTCCGGCGGGGCGTCGTACATGCCCTGCAGGGCGGTCTGCCTCTCCACGCCCAGGAGTTCGGCGACCTTGAGCGCGATGGCCACGTTCTCCTTGAAGGTGAACCAGCTGAAGCCACGCAGCTCCTCGTCGCTGACCGTCTCGGGGTCGGCGTAGATCAGCTCGCAGTCCCGGGCGTCCGCCTCCTCCTGGAGGATGTGGAAGCGGTCCTTCTCGGCGGTGACGCAGATGCCGCCCTCGGGCATGGAGCGGCACAGGGAGCGCGCCACGTCGTCGAGGGTCGGGCCCATTTCGGCGAGATGGTCCTCGCGGACGTTGCACAGGACGCCGATCGTGGAGCGGATCAGCTTGGACTGGTTGATCTCCTGGAGGGC
This genomic interval from Streptomyces dengpaensis contains the following:
- a CDS encoding DUF3000 domain-containing protein translates to MDDVKEGDGDAMETAPLPFRAAVEALRAARLRPEIEIDPTRPPQRLAPYAYAVEAAVVADGEDLADGRLVLLHDPAGHDAWEGSFRLVTLIRAELEPEMAADPLLPEVCWSWLTGALQARGLSYGEPSGTVTRASSHYFGGLAQRPAASQIEIRASWTPREGLGGVPDTAAHLAAWCDLLCQVAGLPPVTPGDASVVTLPQRRGPQPR
- a CDS encoding response regulator transcription factor translates to MSVLLEQPASLVAYRPNKPTAMVVVADPRVRSTVTRHLWALGVRDVIEASSVAEARPRIGNPRDICVADVHLPDGSGLTLLSETRAAGWPNGLALSAADDIGAVRNALAGGVKGYVVTGTRTNVGLPTRPGAAPIGSAAARMHRRPPGAPSHPGGYRELSGREVEVLRLVAEGQSNKAIGVSMGLSALTVKSHLARIARKLGTGDRAGMVAVALRTGIIH
- a CDS encoding ribonuclease D, which produces MTDAQETAADSSLRTTGGAPPDDVEPAPIPLLEPRDGIPPVVADDASLAEVIAAFAAGSGPVAVDAERASGYRYGQRAYLVQLRREGAGTALIDPVACPDLSGLGEAISGVEWVLHAATQDLPCLRDIGMVPTRLFDTELAGRLAGFPRVGLGAMVESVLGFVLEKGHSAVDWSTRPLPEPWLRYAALDVELLVDLRDALEKELDRQGKLEWARQEFEAIAQAQPAPPRKDPWRRTSGMHKVRRRRQMAVVQELWETRDRVAQRRDISPGKVLSDAAIVEAALSVPANVHALAALNGFGHRMGRRQLEQWQAAVDRAKVLPEAELPQAGQPVTGPPPPRAWADKDPVAAARLSAARAAVSALAEELNMPQENLITPDTVRRVCWEPPVPADSDSVAAALAGYGARPWQVEQVTPVLVGTLSVRS
- a CDS encoding thiolase family protein, translating into MPRTVRDVVFVDGVRTPFGKAGPKGIYHETRADDLVVKAIRELLRRNPGLDPKKIDEVAIAATTQIGDQGLTLGRTAGILAGLPQSVPGYSIDRMCAGALTAVTTTAGSIAFGAYDAVIAGGVEHMGRHPMGEGVDPNPRFVSEKLVDESALFMGMTAENLHDRYPHITKQRADEYAVRSQEKAAKAYANGKIQQDLVPISVRNTNAEVGETGWGLVSADEPMRPGTTLENLAGLKTPFRVHGRVTAGNAAGLNDGATASIIASEDFAREHNLPVKMRLVSYAFAGVEPEVMGYGPIPATEKALAKAGLSIEDINLFEINEAFAVQVLAFLDHYGIADDDARVNQYGGAIAFGHPLASSGVRLMTQLARQFEEQPEVRYGLTTMCVGFGMGATVIWENPHHKDAGGDK
- a CDS encoding 3-hydroxyacyl-CoA dehydrogenase NAD-binding domain-containing protein — protein: MSTTAELLKGAAELFPDEVVTSAHVRHLDLPFTASDSGSAAGGRFALITLDNGFDHTKPTTFGPASLANLNAAIDQVEQEAAAGDIVGVGITGKPFIFAVGADLKGVELLKKHDDALAIGKGGHEVFKRLAGLAVPTFAYYNGAAMGGGVEVGLHCTYRTVSKALPAFSLPEVFLGLVPGWGGCTILPNLIGAEKAVSVIIENSLNQNKQLKGQQVYDLGIADAIFEGADFLEQSLLWTASVLKGDVTVERPEIDRGEAWDQAVAKGRFIADGKVHGAAPAAYRALDIIAAAKDGDLQKGFDAEDVALADLIMGGELRSGIYAFNLVQKRGKRPAGAPDKSLARPVTKVGVVGAGLMASQLALLFLRRLEVPVVLTDIDQERVDKGVGYVHAEIDKLLGKGRINQDKANRLKALVTGVLDKAEGFADADFIIEAVFEEIGVKQQVFAEVEAVAPAHAILATNTSSLSVTEMASKLKHPERVVGFHFFNPVAILPLLEIVRGEQTDDASLATAFAVAKKLKKTAVLVKDAPAFVVNRILTRFMGEIQNVIDEGTPVEVAEKAVEPLGLPMSPLVLLELVGPAIGLHVSETLNRAFPDRFTVSPNLAAVVKAGKRGFYVYDSGKPELDPEVAALLQQGDVVLTEEQVRDRVLDAVAQEIGLMLDEGVVAEAQDIDLCLITGAGWPFHLGGITPYLDREGVSERVNGKRFLEVGVASVPA
- a CDS encoding NlpC/P60 family protein, with translation MPPKKKRPVLHAVTVLALLGTSGYLTVELRKDEQAKAPSVQAVTDEPNLESSTGQQGGKQTWERLKNPERTVLRGAEGQVLATFTDNARTATLRGPSRTFSESANTTSKVVTEDWVRLMPEPWTKGAEKEKWFKDWFKEYYGSQEDDIFAYSFQYVQGAPVKKDDEGIPYAGDAVFGPFKPDGVDRLEQNDFYDYLGIPYTFRDGTTMPARQDRYRALDCSGFMRMIWGYRARHPLMATNTAGDGLPRTADGMARSKVGVDIIKLQGPAPWYTRPKNIDVLQPGDLLFFKMDHRTGNHMDHVALYLGLDTDGHRVFISSRKEVNGPTMGDKGGASRIDGNGFYAGLLRSAKRL
- a CDS encoding poly-gamma-glutamate biosynthesis protein PgsC/CapC, whose translation is MIPAVLTPEIAAIGIAIGLLFSLVCYLTTNLSPGGMITPGWLALTLVEDLQRAAMVVGVTVLTYVGTLLMQKFVILYGKRLFAAVVLLGVTLQATVMIVLSLEFPLMYANQTLGFIVPGLIAYQLVRQPKGPTLLATGSVTLMAYVVLTAGILLGVMPSA
- the pgsB gene encoding poly-gamma-glutamate synthase PgsB yields the protein MLFLYTVLVVCGAILLIAGIVEQRRHFVNLDRIPSRVLVNGIRGKSSITRLCAGALRGGGLTTVAKTTGTAARFIHPDATEEPVYRKFGIANVVEQIGIVRRAAAYHPDALVIECMAVMPALQEINQSKLIRSTIGVLCNVREDHLAEMGPTLDDVARSLCRSMPEGGICVTAEKDRFHILQEEADARDCELIYADPETVSDEELRGFSWFTFKENVAIALKVAELLGVERQTALQGMYDAPPDPGVLSVERYLTHDDKKLRFANVFAANDPESTLMNINQLLDLGAIHRPLNVVINCRPDRVERNGQMGEIIPELDPEQVFVIGHPAKSAIDAIPAAYRDRAVDLGGDRRDPEEFMAQLLGRLGPDSSLVAIGNIHGQGELLLEHLAELPADDSPDDAPTRPAATPAKAPAEPREHVETVQLYAPRLDPYQQYSEAYESRYAPQPQPHVPVQRGARQPYPQESYDPRSGPAQGTHEAWPTAVQAPVQTPAQAPLQTPEARQHNAPPQHNAPPQHHAPQQHPAPPQHRERPQSRGLFEPRLPPAPPADDSQQWQNPGEQHP